CATGCGGTTTGCGGATTGCGTTCCGATCCTGCTTTATGACCCGGTCAAGCAGGTGATTGGCATTGCACATGCTGGTTGGCAGGGGACCCATAAAAAGGTCGCAAAGGCCGCAGTGGAAAAGATGACGGCCTGTTATGGCTCCCAACCCAGAGACATTTTGGCAGGAATCGGTCCTTCAATTTGTCAGCAATGTTATGAGGTAGGGGAGGAACCCTGGAAGACGTTTAAAGAGGCGTTTGGCGAGACACAGGCCAGGCGCTACTTCCAGGAACAGGATGGCAGGTTATATCTCGACCTATGGACGCCCAATCAGGATGTTTTGCTCTCAGCAGGTGTGGAAAATATCGAAACTTCTGGGATTTGCACCGCGCAAAACCTGGATGATTGGTTTTCCCACCGGGTGGAGCATGGCAAAACAGGTCGATTTGCGGTTTTAATGGCATTGGATGATAATTGATCCCGGAGGAACACATTTATGAACCGGGGAGACATTTCAGAGTGCATTGAAACGATAAAATCTAACCTTGAGACCATTCAACCTAAGATCAGGGATGCTGCCGAGAAATCCGGAAGGGATCCATCAGCTATTCAACTGGTTGGCGTCACAAAGCTGCTGCCACTGGGAGTTGTGCAGGCTGGTGTGGAAGCTGGCCTGACTTGTTTTGGCGAGAATTACCCGGAACAGGCCATTGAGAAAATCGAAACTTTAAAGGACACACCGGGTATCCAGTGGCATATGATTGGGCATATCCAGAGTCGCAAGACGGAACTTGTCTGTCGGTATTTCGATCTGGTCCATTCTCTTGACCGCTTGAAGATTGCCCGTTTGATGGATCGCACTTGCGGTGAGCTCAATCGGCAAATGCCTGTCCTGCTGGAGGTAAACCTCAGTGGGGAGCAAAGTAAGAGCGGCTGGGATGCCTGGGATGAGGCACGGTGGGAACTGTTGCTTGAGCCATTCGCAGAGATTGTGGCAATGGATAACCTGAAGGTGATGGGTTTGATGAGCATGCCGCCCTTATCAACAGACCCTGAAACCACCCGTCCGCTTTATCGCCGGTTGCGGCAATTACAATCCTTCCTCCAGGTTGAATTGCCAGCTGTAGCATGGGACGAATTATCCATTGGAACAAGTTTTGATTATCCGGTTGCGATCGAAGAAGGCGCGACCATGGTCCGGATCGGCACGGAACTATTTGGCCCGAGGCCAAAGTAAATATTAATTTGGAGAGCAAGGATTATGACTATTCTTATCACGATCATCAACGCAGCGGTCAATGTGTTTTCGATATTTATCCTGATTTATTCGTTGTTGAGTTTTATTCTTGGCCCTTTTCATCCCATCCGGCAGACGATGGCACAGGTTGTCGAGCCGATGCTTGCACCTATTCGTAAGGTTATCCCCGGGATTGGCGGCCTGGATTTTAGCCCATTGATCCTGATGATCCTGGTGCAGATTGTGGGTTCGATTTTGGTTGGGATTATTCGAGGCTTTAGTTAGTCTGAATTAATGGCTGAAGAGGATCCTGCCGCAGGAGGGGCAGAATACCAGGTTGGAACCTGATCGCACAGTTTGCATTTCAGCGGGTGTGAGCGACTGGCCGCAGATACTACATCCACCATCAGTGATCGCTGCTACGGCGGTTCCCCGTTTGGATTTCCGTAATTTTTGATACAACGCTAAATTGGCTTCACTTACGCCTTGCAGCACGGCCTCTTTTTCACGCAGGGCTTTATCCAGTTCTTCATCCAGAGCGGTCTTTTCGCCCAACAGGGATGCATTTTCTTCAGCAGCGGTCCCTTTGGCTTGAAGAAGGGCTTTTTCAGCTTTTACATGCGCTTCATCGGCTGACTCGTTGGCGATCATCGCTTCCAATTGCTGATCTTCGAGTTTGACGATATACCGGGCAAGCGCTTCGGATTCCATTTGCAGGTCCTGCAGGTCTTTGGGGTTTTTGATTTTTCCACTGAACAGGGAGGCTTGGGATATCTTGCGCTTCAGGCGGGTATCTCCCACCTGATCCTCGATTTGTTTGAGGGCTGCCTTGGCTTTATTGGCGGCCTCTTCGGCTTTTTTCAGGGTGGATTGGGCTTTCCTGACCCGACGATCATCGCTAAGCGCCTGATCGATTTCTTTTAGACGGCTTTCAATACGGTCAATTTGGGTGTCGAGTTTCTGCAAACGATAAAGGTTCAGGGATTCGCTCATTTTCCGAGCCTTTCTTTGCTGTGGGAGCCGATAGTGCCTGACGTTGTCCTATTTTATCATCTAATTTTCACAGTTGAGGGGCAGCTAACCGCATTAAATGGAAGTGTTCAAGACTTGATTGACACTTTTTTGCTTCAAAGGTAAGATTTACCTTGGTTGTTAGGAGAAGATGACAGTACGCCGTGTATGGTATAATTGCGGCGATTAATTGGTAATGCCCTCATTACCAATCTTGTTTAATAAGGAGCACCGGTTTGGCTTTCAATCCCCTCAACTGGCTCTGGGGTCTTTTTTCCCTTGATATCGGCATAGATTTAGGTACTGCCAACACCCTGGTTAATGTGCGCGGCAAAGGGATCATGATTAATGAACCTTCCTGGGTTGCCATTGATAAACGCACCGGAAAAATGACGTTTGGTTCCAAAGCTAAAGCTATGGTTGGTCGTGCGCCTGCAAATATAGCTGTTCTGCGCCCTCTGCGGGATGGGGTGATTTCGGATTACGAAGTTACCAAAGCTATGTTGGAATGGTATCTTGCCGCGGTTGACGATATGACGATCTCTCCTATTCGTTATCCACGGGTCGTGATTGGGATTCCTTCTGGTGCCACAGAAGTTGAGAAACGGGCGGTTTATGATGCCGCCAAAGCCGCTTATGCTCGCGAAGTCTTTTTAGTTCATGAACCCTCAGCCGCTGCCATTGGCGCGGGGCTGCCTGTTAAGGAAGTTCAGGGCATCATGATCGTTGATATCGGCGGTGGCACAACAGAAGTCGCCATTATCTCAATGGGCGGGATCGTTGTCTCTCGCTCTTTGCGAGTGGCAGGCGATGAACTGGATCAGGACATTATTACCTATGTCCGCAATAAATATAATTTATTTATCGGTGAACGGATGGCCGAACGGGTCAAAATTGCGATCGGTTCAGCTTATCCATTGAAGGAAGAAAAAACCATCGATATCCGCGGCCGGAACCTGGTTACTGGGCTGCCTGAGGCGATTGAAGTCTCTTCTGTGGAGATCCGAGAAGCTCTTTCCAGTTCGATCAACGTTATCGTCCGGACCATACGAGATGCTTTGGATGAAGCGCCCCCAGAGATCTTGGCAGACTTGTTGGACAGCGGTATTTGTCTGGCAGGCGGCACGTCAAATTTAACCAATCTGGCCGAAAGACTTTCCAACGATTTGCGCGTGCGCGTGTGGGTTGCTGAAGATCCGATGACCTGTGTGGCACGGGGGTGCGGTATTATTCTGGAAGATATTAAAGAATATTCCAGCTTTTTGGTTGGCGTTGAACGAGAACCGACTAAACGGACTTTATCCTAAAATTTATCCACAGACTATATCTATTTGATTGAACTTTGATCCAGTCGTTCGAAGGATCTGTTTGATATGAAATTTCTTAATAATAAGAGTGTTCAGACAATTGTCATTATCATGGCCGTCGCCGGGATCTTGTTCCTGGCCCTCAGCGGATATCTGACACCTGTCTTTAACCTCACCCTAAATCCACTAGTTTCATTTGAGTCCTGGCTCTCAGTCCGGTACCTTTCTGCATCCGACTTTCTGACAGCCCCTCGGGATGTAACCCAGTTGCGGGAACAGAATGCGATCCTGGAATCGCAGGTCACGCAATTACAAACCCAGTTGATCCAAATGGAAGAGCAGCTAAGTGAAGCGGATATTTGCTTCGCTTTGTTAGATTTCGGACGTACTAATCCCCAATATGAATATGTGACGGCTACGGTTATCGGCCGTGAGATTAGCCCATTTCTCCAATACATCATTATTGATAAGGGCTCTGATGACGGTGTTCAGTATGGCATGCCCGTTGTGACCCAGCAAGGTCTGGTGGGAAGGGTTGATGCTGTCATCGCAACTGCTTCGCGGATCAAGCTGATCACGGATTCAACGTCGGTAGTCAATGTTTTCTTGCAGACGGCTGATGTGGAAGCCCAATCGAATGGATCCTTGACTGGTGATCTCTCATTGGATATGATCCCTTTGGATTCGTACGTTGAAGCTGGTGATGTTGTGTTGACCTCGGGTCTGGGCGGCAACTTTCCCCCGAATATTTTTGTGGGGCAGGTCTTGTCCGTGCAAAAACGGGATAACGCCCTATTCCAGACCGCTTCCGTCCAGCCTATTGTCAATTTTGAGAGCATCAACGCTGTGCTGGTCATCACCAATTTTGAAGCGGTTGATATCACGCCCCTAATTCCGGAGTAATAAAAGTGATTGCCCACCTTGCGTGTGCCTTATCTATCCTGGTTGCATACCTTTTGCAAACTGCGATCGTTTCCCAAACCCCGCTTGTGAACGGGACAGCGGATTTGATCCTGTTGTTCTTTGCCGCCTGGACACTGAATGAGCGAGTTGAAAACAGCTGGCTTTGGGCGTTCATCGGTGGCGTGATCATCAGTATGCTTTCTGCCATGCCTTTTTATGTACCGCTGATTGGGTATCTAGGTGTGGTCGGGATTGCGAAGCTTTTACAGCGCCGGGTTTGGCAGGCGCCGATCCTGGCGATGTTCATTGTGACGTTATTATCCACATTATTTCAACAATTTATTTATGTCGTTGCACTGCAGGTTAGTGGTGCACCGATTGCCTGGGGCCAGGCTTTGGATGCTGTCATTTTTCCAAGCGTATTATTAAACTTAATTTTCGCCCTGCCGATGTTTGCATTGGTCAATGACCTGGTTGGGCGGATATACCCTCTGGAGGTTGAAGCATGAATTCGGCTCCCCAAGGAAAGAAAACATTTGATGGATGGCGTTTCCTGGTCCTTTACATTTTGATCGGGATGGTTTTTGGTTATTACTTGCTTAGGCTTTTTGATATTCAAATCCTGCAAGGCGTGGATTTCATTGCCCAGGCAGACGAGAATCGGACGCAGGTGATCAGTGATCCGGCGGTGCGCGGAACGATTTATGATCGCAATGGTTTTGTATTGGCCAAAAATGTACCTTCTTACAATGTTGTTGTGATTCCCGGTTACTTGCCTGAGGATGATGGTGATACACAACAGATTTACAGGGAGCTGTCTGAGTTGGTGGGTATTCCTGTGACCAGCGGCGAGACTGATGAGGAAGCCTTCCGGAATTTCACCCCTTGTTATACGGACCTAGGTATTTCGGAGATCATTTATATCGCTGCGACCAACTGGCCCTACCAAGAGACCGCCGTTGCCTGTAACGTATCTGAGAAAGTGGCGATGATTGTGATGGAGAATCGCGATAAATGGCCGGGCATTGATGTCGCAATCACCCCTGTTCGGCAATATCCGACAGGGGATTTGACAGCTGAGATCATCGGCTTCCTGGGGCCTGTGCCCGCCGCTTTGGAAGAATATTACACGGAGCTTGGCTTGGTGGCCAACCGAGATAAGGTTGGCTATGCTGGTGTGGAACAGTCATTGAACGCAATCCTCTCCGGTACTAATGGCACCCGAACGGTAGAAGTTGATGTGGCTGGTGAAATCGTCCGCAATCTGGAAGAGCCTATTGACCCCATTCCGGGTAATGATGTCACACTAACCATTGACGCCCGACTGCAAGCCGTGGCGCGGGAGGCTTTGATTAGCGAGATTGAATTCTGGAACTATTATGCGGGTCGGACCCTGGCAAACAGTGGTGTTGTCATGGCAATGATTCCTTCGACTGGAGAAATTCTGGCACTGGTGAGTTATCCGAATTATGAGAACAACCGGCTGGAACAGTCCATTCCGAGTTATTACTATCAACAGCTCAGTGAAGATCCTCAACGGCCTTTATTCAATACAGCGATCTCTGCAGAATTGCCCCCCGGTTCCGTTTTTAAGTTAGCACCGGCTTTAGGCATCCTGAATGAGGGAGTTGTCACACCAGAACAAACCGTCAATTGCCCCGGCACCATCACCATCACTGAAAAATATTATGAAAATGATCCAGGCTCACCAAGAGAATATGTGTGTTGGGACCGAGCCGGGCACGACGATGTGAACTATTTATGGGGGATTGCCTATTCCTGTGATGTCTATTGGTATAAGGTTGGCGGTGGGTATGACGGTGAAGTGGAAGATGGCGGCTTGGGGCCCTGGCGGATTGGCGAATATGCCCGTGCCCTCGGTTATGGAACTCTTTCAGGGATTGAATTACCTGGTGAAGCGGAGGGATTAATCCCGGACCCGACCTGGAAACGGATCACCGTTGGTGAAAACTGGTCCATTGGTGATACCTATATTGCGACTATGGGTCAGGGGTATGTGCTGTCCACACCGCTGCAGGTGATGAATTCGATCGCGACGATTGCCAACGGTGGCCATCTGATGGAAGTGACCATTGTGGACAAGATCACGGAGCCTGATGGGACGCTTGTTGAAGATAACCAGCCAACAGAGCGCTGGAATATCACGACGGATCCTGTGATCAATACTTATGATGGTAATACCGTCACTGGCGAGAACAAGACAGTGCAGCCCTGGGTCATTCAATTGGCGAATGAAGGGATGCGGTTGGTGGTCACGGATGGTACAGCTGAGATCCAGTTCGATGGCGATCCTTATAATTCCGCTGGCAAGACCGGTACCGCAGAATATTGTGATGATGTTGCCCAGGCTCAAGACCTCTGTAAATCGGGCGCCTGGCCGGCCCATGCCTGGTATGTCGGCTATGCCCCCTGGGATAACCCGGAAATTATCGTTGTCGCTTTTGTGTACAGCGGTGAAGAGGGCTCCACTTTTTCGGCGCCTATCGTGCGTCAGGTCATTGATGCTTACTTTGAAATGAAAGCGACCGATACCTATGAAGGTGACTAGAGTTTGGCGGGCTTTACGCTGGGTGTTGTATAATTCAAACCATGCGAATTTTGACAGGTTTGGGTTTCGTTAGGTTAACGGTGGCGAATTAACCATGGAAATTAAAGGTACAAAAGATGGTATTCTGGTCAGTCTTGAGGATCAGGATTGGTTGGAAGCCAAAGGTGAATTAATTGACCAGATTGCCAGCCGGCATGATTTCTTTCAGGGCGCTCAACTGATTTTGGACGTTGGAAACAACGTCTTGCGGGCGAAGGACCTGGGAGAATTGCGAGATATGCTATCAGCGCAGGATGTGACCCTTTCCGGCATTTTCAGTCACTCAATTGTGACCCTGGAGACGGCGCAATTATTGGGACTGAAATCTTTGGCTGATTCACCGCAGGAAAAACCTTCCCGCAAGCTCAAACCGCTGGATACAGTGCTTCCTGGCGAGGCAGCTGTGATGATCCATCGGACGATGCGCTCCGGGTTCAAGGTAGCCTATCAGGGCCATGTGGTCGTGATTGGTGATGTGAACCCCGGGGCAGAGATAGTTGCTTCAGGATCGGTTGTTGTCTGGGGGCGACTTCTGGGCACGGTCCATGCCGGCGCGGAAGGTGATGAAACAGCCGTTATTTGTGCATTGGATCTTTCTCCTTTGCAATTAAGGATTGCAAGTAAGGTTGCAATCGCTCCGAAAGGGGATAAGGACCCCCAAGCGGAGATTGCCAGCATCAATGGAGACCAAATCATAGCCGAAACTTGGCAAATATAATACAAGGAGAATTATGAGTGGAAAAGTAATCACCATCACGTC
This Chloroflexota bacterium DNA region includes the following protein-coding sequences:
- the pgeF gene encoding peptidoglycan editing factor PgeF gives rise to the protein MGFHESNGLRYFQFDIFKGHPLFHAVITRQGGFSKGPFASLNTGGTVGDDPEDVLANHHKIFETFGYPFDSRFDVWQVHGNEVLCTDVPREASTPHAKADGILTANPAVTLFMRFADCVPILLYDPVKQVIGIAHAGWQGTHKKVAKAAVEKMTACYGSQPRDILAGIGPSICQQCYEVGEEPWKTFKEAFGETQARRYFQEQDGRLYLDLWTPNQDVLLSAGVENIETSGICTAQNLDDWFSHRVEHGKTGRFAVLMALDDN
- a CDS encoding YggS family pyridoxal phosphate-dependent enzyme; this translates as MNRGDISECIETIKSNLETIQPKIRDAAEKSGRDPSAIQLVGVTKLLPLGVVQAGVEAGLTCFGENYPEQAIEKIETLKDTPGIQWHMIGHIQSRKTELVCRYFDLVHSLDRLKIARLMDRTCGELNRQMPVLLEVNLSGEQSKSGWDAWDEARWELLLEPFAEIVAMDNLKVMGLMSMPPLSTDPETTRPLYRRLRQLQSFLQVELPAVAWDELSIGTSFDYPVAIEEGATMVRIGTELFGPRPK
- a CDS encoding YggT family protein, whose protein sequence is MTILITIINAAVNVFSIFILIYSLLSFILGPFHPIRQTMAQVVEPMLAPIRKVIPGIGGLDFSPLILMILVQIVGSILVGIIRGFS
- a CDS encoding rod shape-determining protein: MAFNPLNWLWGLFSLDIGIDLGTANTLVNVRGKGIMINEPSWVAIDKRTGKMTFGSKAKAMVGRAPANIAVLRPLRDGVISDYEVTKAMLEWYLAAVDDMTISPIRYPRVVIGIPSGATEVEKRAVYDAAKAAYAREVFLVHEPSAAAIGAGLPVKEVQGIMIVDIGGGTTEVAIISMGGIVVSRSLRVAGDELDQDIITYVRNKYNLFIGERMAERVKIAIGSAYPLKEEKTIDIRGRNLVTGLPEAIEVSSVEIREALSSSINVIVRTIRDALDEAPPEILADLLDSGICLAGGTSNLTNLAERLSNDLRVRVWVAEDPMTCVARGCGIILEDIKEYSSFLVGVEREPTKRTLS
- the mreC gene encoding rod shape-determining protein MreC, with the translated sequence MKFLNNKSVQTIVIIMAVAGILFLALSGYLTPVFNLTLNPLVSFESWLSVRYLSASDFLTAPRDVTQLREQNAILESQVTQLQTQLIQMEEQLSEADICFALLDFGRTNPQYEYVTATVIGREISPFLQYIIIDKGSDDGVQYGMPVVTQQGLVGRVDAVIATASRIKLITDSTSVVNVFLQTADVEAQSNGSLTGDLSLDMIPLDSYVEAGDVVLTSGLGGNFPPNIFVGQVLSVQKRDNALFQTASVQPIVNFESINAVLVITNFEAVDITPLIPE
- the mreD gene encoding rod shape-determining protein MreD, with amino-acid sequence MQTAIVSQTPLVNGTADLILLFFAAWTLNERVENSWLWAFIGGVIISMLSAMPFYVPLIGYLGVVGIAKLLQRRVWQAPILAMFIVTLLSTLFQQFIYVVALQVSGAPIAWGQALDAVIFPSVLLNLIFALPMFALVNDLVGRIYPLEVEA
- the mrdA gene encoding penicillin-binding protein 2 translates to MNSAPQGKKTFDGWRFLVLYILIGMVFGYYLLRLFDIQILQGVDFIAQADENRTQVISDPAVRGTIYDRNGFVLAKNVPSYNVVVIPGYLPEDDGDTQQIYRELSELVGIPVTSGETDEEAFRNFTPCYTDLGISEIIYIAATNWPYQETAVACNVSEKVAMIVMENRDKWPGIDVAITPVRQYPTGDLTAEIIGFLGPVPAALEEYYTELGLVANRDKVGYAGVEQSLNAILSGTNGTRTVEVDVAGEIVRNLEEPIDPIPGNDVTLTIDARLQAVAREALISEIEFWNYYAGRTLANSGVVMAMIPSTGEILALVSYPNYENNRLEQSIPSYYYQQLSEDPQRPLFNTAISAELPPGSVFKLAPALGILNEGVVTPEQTVNCPGTITITEKYYENDPGSPREYVCWDRAGHDDVNYLWGIAYSCDVYWYKVGGGYDGEVEDGGLGPWRIGEYARALGYGTLSGIELPGEAEGLIPDPTWKRITVGENWSIGDTYIATMGQGYVLSTPLQVMNSIATIANGGHLMEVTIVDKITEPDGTLVEDNQPTERWNITTDPVINTYDGNTVTGENKTVQPWVIQLANEGMRLVVTDGTAEIQFDGDPYNSAGKTGTAEYCDDVAQAQDLCKSGAWPAHAWYVGYAPWDNPEIIVVAFVYSGEEGSTFSAPIVRQVIDAYFEMKATDTYEGD
- the minC gene encoding septum site-determining protein MinC produces the protein MEIKGTKDGILVSLEDQDWLEAKGELIDQIASRHDFFQGAQLILDVGNNVLRAKDLGELRDMLSAQDVTLSGIFSHSIVTLETAQLLGLKSLADSPQEKPSRKLKPLDTVLPGEAAVMIHRTMRSGFKVAYQGHVVVIGDVNPGAEIVASGSVVVWGRLLGTVHAGAEGDETAVICALDLSPLQLRIASKVAIAPKGDKDPQAEIASINGDQIIAETWQI